One region of Citrus sinensis cultivar Valencia sweet orange chromosome 6, DVS_A1.0, whole genome shotgun sequence genomic DNA includes:
- the LOC102613287 gene encoding 30S ribosomal protein S16-2, chloroplastic/mitochondrial: MVVRIRLARFGCKNKPFYRVMAADSRSPRDGKHLEVLGYYNPLPGQDSGKRMGLNFDRVKYWLSVGAQPSDPVQRILFRAGLLPPPPMVAMGRKGGPRDTRPVDPMTGRVLEKPTNAKQIKADGMEGEAAP, from the exons atggTGGTGAGGATTCGATTGGCGAGATTCGGATGTAAGAACAAACCTTTCTATCGGGTGATGGCTGCTGATAGCCGATCACCCAGAGATGGTAAGCATCTTGAAGTCTTGGGCTATTACAATCCCTTGCCAG GTCAAGACAGCGGCAAAAGAATGGGTCTGAATTTTGATAGAGTGAA GTATTGGCTATCAGTTGGTGCTCAACCATCGGACCCTGTCCAGCGCATTCTTTTCAGGGCAGGGTTACTACCCCCACCTCCTATGGTGGCAATGGGACGCAAAGGTGGACCACGTGATACACGTCCGGTCGATCCTATGACAGGACGTGTTTTGGAGAAGCCAACCAATGCTAAGCAAATAAAAGCTGATGGTATGGAAGGAGAGGCTGCCCCTTGA
- the LOC102612073 gene encoding uncharacterized protein LOC102612073, translated as MGREKRAGTRNKDESAFSRAVSAVFAFVRLAEFEILFFLFLVITFIVFKDLISRPEYNQILVKKPGGIDLWPY; from the exons ATGGGACGAGAAAAGCGAGCGGGGACTAGAAACAAGGATGAATCGGCGTTTAGCAGAGCGGTGAGTGCGGTGTTTGCGTTCGTAAGATTGGCGGAATTCGAGAtactcttctttctcttcctcgTCATCACTTTTATTGTCTTCAAAGATCTC ATTTCAAGGCCTGAATACAATCAGATCCTTGTCAAGAAGCCTGGTGGAATTGATTTATGGCCTTATTAG
- the LOC102612375 gene encoding uncharacterized protein At1g65710, with translation MGSCLSKKKDSSPSSSSVADATVPVPAPVKASTVTVDPRKCDSTQTQKELPKQETKEEVREEEGFVKKEIFVIKHRKSHDKRAVNEEIVVNAAETVKEKDEIGSSFSNGAVRTSSCTKEEVDAILIQCGRLSRSNSSGKTASSARKYSGSKRSYDFDQNEGGFERDGGDDSGDTVKKKGSDEEEQNQRQHRQRHRQSSRQSPNARRRTPSRERDQQRSGSRERGSSSGSGRRVSRSPGRRSENNSATATANASANANRPGKMVSVPATVAVEPATASNSSGVKRISVKRNVGEAAGAVGSRMAASPRSKSPARVNGNNVKEQQHPSLSRSSSRKGEQHSPYRRNPSSEIDHPNSTRKAEHSPYRRNPLSEIDPNSLQYPQSACNNKASNVITNRVRNKSRDFEGEGVFVRDSSANVLYQAPIHKPNAENIAQGTNNHKSSCRGTTLNNKVTGANITEKEQRQILEEDKAQLPMTANAAVVTESQKPQTLTRTRSSRRSRDLDLDLNPETLLNPTPSYTALLLEDIQNFHQKSTPSVSLPACVTKACSILEAVADLNSTTSSNLSCAFSEDRKPPSADQSNNKNAYNFSAGVNLVGKKMTEAKDPFVESEVLADDDLMEPSFHRYVTVRRGGSELGGVDMDGQESSGSNSFVGCTTQQNWTSSSSWEPNSADSTDRWTSRSNMKEEDQSPLGFQRQAMSEAAGCEATKNRKGFSGKRRDTDYQQNGNWRGRVAVATAAASS, from the exons ATGGGTAGTTGTTTGAGCAAGAAGAAAGATTCTTCTCCTTCGTCGTCTTCAGTTGCAGATGCTACGGTTCCGGTTCCGGCTCCGGTTAAAGCATCTACGGTGACGGTAGATCCGAGGAAGTGTGATAGCACTCAAACCCAGAAAGAATTACCGAAGCAAGAAACCAAAGAGGAAGTTAGAGAAGAGGAAGGGTTCgtgaagaaagaaatattCGTCATAAAACACAGAAAGAGCCACGACAAACGCGCAGttaatgaagaaattgttGTAAATGCAGCGGAAACTGTAAAGGAAAAGGACGAAATTGGAAGCAGCTTCAGCAACGGCGCCGTACGGACGTCGAGTTGCACGAAAGAGGAAGTGGATGCGATTCTGATACAATGCGGGAGGCTTAGCAGGAGCAATTCGTCTGGGAAGACGGCGTCGTCAGCTAGAAAGTACTCCGGGTCGAAGAGGAGTTATGACTTTGATCAGAACGAGGGTGGATTTGAGCGCGATGGGGGTGACGACAGCGGTGATACCGTTAAGAAGAAAGGGAGTGATGAGGAGGAGCAAAACCAGAGGCAGCATAGACAGCGGCACCGGCAATCAAGCAGGCAGTCGCCGAATGCACGGAGGCGGACGCCGAGTCGAGAAAGAGATCAGCAAAGGTCGGGGAGTAGAGAGAGAGGCAGCAGTAGTGGCAGCGGGAGACGAGTCAGCAGATCCCCCGGTAGAAGATCGGAGAACAATTCAGCAACTGCAACTGCAAATGCTAGTGCTAATGCTAATAGGCCTGGGAAAATGGTATCGGTGCCTGCCACTGTCGCTGTAGAACCTGCAACGGCGTCGAATTCTAGTGGCGTCAAGAGGATTTCTGTGAAGAGAAACGTTGGTGAGGCGGCTGGAGCTGTGGGTTCGAGGATGGCTGCATCGCCTCGTTCCAAGTCTCCGGCGAGGGTAAATGGTAATAATGTGAAGGAGCAGCAGCATCCTTCGCTTAGCCGCAGCTCTTCGAGGAAGGGTGAGCAGCATTCTCCTTACAGAAGAAACCCTTCGAGTGAAATCGACCACCCCAACTCTACAAGGAAAGCCGAGCATTCTCCTTATAGAAGAAACCCTTTGAGTGAAATTGATCCCAACTCCCTCCAGTACCCGCAATCAGCTTGCAACAACAAGGCTTCGAATGTTATTACCAACAGAGTTCGTAACAAAAGCAGAGATTTTGAGGGAGAAGGTGTTTTTGTAAGGGATTCCTCAGCTAACGTTCTGTATCAG GCTCCAATTCACAAGCCAAATGCCGAAAATATTGCTCAGGGAACTAATAATCACAAATCCAGTTGCAGAGGTACCACCCTGAACAACAAGGTTACAGGTGCAAATATCACAGAAAAGGAGCAACGACAGATTCTGGAAGAAGATAAAGCTCAGCTGCCGATGACAGCCAATGCAGCAGTGGTAACTGAAAGCCAAAAACCTCAAACTTTAACAAGAACCAGGTCGTCTAGGCGATCCAGAGACCTCGATCTCGACCTGAATCCCGAAACTTTGCTGAATCCTACACCATCATACACTGCGTTACTGCTTGAAGACATCCAGAACTTTCATCAGAAAAGCACTCCTTCGGTTTCACTCCCAGCTTGTGTCACAAAAGCCTGCTCCATCCTCGAAGCAGTTGCTGACCTCAACTCCACCACAAGCTCCAATCTGTCATGTGCATTTTCTGAGGACAGGAAACCCCCATCAGCTGATCAGTCTAACAACAAAAATGCATACAACTTTTCTGCTGGGGTTAATCTTGTTGGGAAGAAAATGACAGAGGCTAAAGACCCTTTTGTCGAATCTGAGGTTCTTGCAGATGATGACCTGATGGAGCCAAGCTTTCATAGGTATGTGACTGTGAGGAGAGGCGGCAGTGAATTAGGAGGAGTAGATATGGATGGGCAAGAATCATCAGGCAGTAACAGCTTTGTGGGCTGCACTACTCAACAGAACTGGACATCTTCATCTTCGTGGGAACCCAATTCAGCCGATTCAACAGATCGTTGGACATCAAGATCAAACATGAAAGAGGAGGATCAGAGTCCACTAGGTTTCCAGAGACAAGCCATGTCTGAAGCTGCAGGCTGTGAAGCAACTAAGAACAGGAAGGGATTTAGTGGGAAAAGAAGAGACACTGATTACCAGCAGAATGGAAATTGGCGTGGCAGAGTTGCTGTTGCTACAGCTGCAGCTTCATCGTAG